One stretch of Sebastes umbrosus isolate fSebUmb1 chromosome 5, fSebUmb1.pri, whole genome shotgun sequence DNA includes these proteins:
- the creb3l3a gene encoding cyclic AMP-responsive element-binding protein 3-like protein 3-A isoform X2 encodes MEQGCDGIELLDWLFDQDDGILRHEETGRHGNHHTWPIQDPNMLQPAGQADDDFLNALLSGSDSASGSPLWSPSPSDSGISEDPPSDQMDSPQRPESPPEDAQYFSARPQTKADLEAKVSIDLNGWGSGFPTGRTRITPYPSDVHRPQLSSGFPLTVKDLLLSGTPEPAPHPSQQSIQELILNEDEKKLLAKEGVTLPSQLPLTKYEERILKKIRRKIRNKQSAQESRKKKKEYIDGLESRMTACNVHNQELQRKVSQLQKCNMTLMEQLRRLQAMVMNTSKKPAQTGTCVLVLLLSFSLILFPNLKPFSDTKVSQGDFSPVRIQSRSLQNLQASRVLHVIESPFSAEDESEPLHQHPPGDWRLEDITAMMGKLGVNQDQAGLEPMSLNSSQEERMGHFQVDPITGHIATVTLDPHRSARLRPHADDM; translated from the exons ATGGAGCAG GGCTGTGATGGCATTGAGCTGCTCGATTGGCTGTTTGATCAAGACGATGGAATTCTCCGTCACGAGGAAACGGGACGCCATGGCAACCATCACACCTGGCCAATCCAGGACCCAAAT ATGCTGCAGCCGGCCGGACAGGCAGACGACGACTTCCTCAACGCCCTCCTGAGTGGAAGTGACTCTGCGTCAGGCTCGCCTCTCTGGTCCCCTTCTCCCAGTGACAGTGGGATCAGCGAGGACCCCCCCTCAGACCAGATGGACAGCCCTCAGCGTCCCGAGAGCCCCCCCGAGGACGCTCAGTATTTCAGTGCGAGGCCACAAACCAAGGCGGACCTCGAAGCCAAAGTCTCCATTGACCTCA ATGGCTGGGGGTCCGGATTCCCAACGGGCAGGACGAGGATTACACCATATCCTTCTGATGTACATAGACCGCAGCTGTCCTCTGGCTTCCCGCTAACTGTCAAGGATCTGCTACTGTCTGGCACACCAGAGCCC GCCCCACACCCATCCCAGCAGTCCATTCAGGAGCTGATTCTCAATGAAGATGAGAAGAAGCTTCTGGCAAAAGAGGGGGTGACTCTACCCAGCCAACTACCTCTCACAAAG TACGAAGAAAGGATTCTGAAGAAAATACGCAGAAAGATTCGCAATAAGCAGTCTGCTCAGGagagcaggaagaagaagaaggagtaCATTGATGGGCTGGAGAGCAG GATGACTGCCTGCAATGTACACAACCAGGAGCTGCAGAGGAAGGTGTCTCAGCTGCAGAAATGCAACAT GACACTAATGGAACAGCTACGCAGACTACAGGCTATGGTCATGAATACATCTAAAAAGCCAGCTCAGACTGGGACATGTGTACTG GTGCTTCTGCTGTCCTTCTCACTAATCCTGTTCCCCAACCTCAAGCCTTTCTCTGACACCAAGGTCAGCCAAGGAGACTTCAGTCCAGTCAGAA TCCAGTCACGGTCACTGCAGAACCTACAGGCTTCCCGTGTGCTGCATGTCATTGAATCCCCATTCTCCGCTGAGGATGAATCTGAGCCTCTGCACCAGCATCCCCCAGGAGACTGGCGATTGGAGGATATTACTGCCATGATGGGAAAGCTGGGAGTGAACCAAGACCAGGCCGGTTTGGAGCCCATGTCTCTAAACAGCAGTCAGGAAGAAAGGATGGGTCATTTCCAAGTAGACCCAATAACTGGTCACATAGCTACTGTGACCTTGGATCCCCACCGCTCTGCCAGGCTGCGACCACATGCTGATGACATGTGA
- the creb3l3a gene encoding cyclic AMP-responsive element-binding protein 3-like protein 3-A isoform X1 yields MEQGCDGIELLDWLFDQDDGILRHEETGRHGNHHTWPIQDPNMLQPAGQADDDFLNALLSGSDSASGSPLWSPSPSDSGISEDPPSDQMDSPQRPESPPEDAQYFSARPQTKADLEAKVSIDLSADGWGSGFPTGRTRITPYPSDVHRPQLSSGFPLTVKDLLLSGTPEPAPHPSQQSIQELILNEDEKKLLAKEGVTLPSQLPLTKYEERILKKIRRKIRNKQSAQESRKKKKEYIDGLESRMTACNVHNQELQRKVSQLQKCNMTLMEQLRRLQAMVMNTSKKPAQTGTCVLVLLLSFSLILFPNLKPFSDTKVSQGDFSPVRIQSRSLQNLQASRVLHVIESPFSAEDESEPLHQHPPGDWRLEDITAMMGKLGVNQDQAGLEPMSLNSSQEERMGHFQVDPITGHIATVTLDPHRSARLRPHADDM; encoded by the exons ATGGAGCAG GGCTGTGATGGCATTGAGCTGCTCGATTGGCTGTTTGATCAAGACGATGGAATTCTCCGTCACGAGGAAACGGGACGCCATGGCAACCATCACACCTGGCCAATCCAGGACCCAAAT ATGCTGCAGCCGGCCGGACAGGCAGACGACGACTTCCTCAACGCCCTCCTGAGTGGAAGTGACTCTGCGTCAGGCTCGCCTCTCTGGTCCCCTTCTCCCAGTGACAGTGGGATCAGCGAGGACCCCCCCTCAGACCAGATGGACAGCCCTCAGCGTCCCGAGAGCCCCCCCGAGGACGCTCAGTATTTCAGTGCGAGGCCACAAACCAAGGCGGACCTCGAAGCCAAAGTCTCCATTGACCTCA GTGCAGATGGCTGGGGGTCCGGATTCCCAACGGGCAGGACGAGGATTACACCATATCCTTCTGATGTACATAGACCGCAGCTGTCCTCTGGCTTCCCGCTAACTGTCAAGGATCTGCTACTGTCTGGCACACCAGAGCCC GCCCCACACCCATCCCAGCAGTCCATTCAGGAGCTGATTCTCAATGAAGATGAGAAGAAGCTTCTGGCAAAAGAGGGGGTGACTCTACCCAGCCAACTACCTCTCACAAAG TACGAAGAAAGGATTCTGAAGAAAATACGCAGAAAGATTCGCAATAAGCAGTCTGCTCAGGagagcaggaagaagaagaaggagtaCATTGATGGGCTGGAGAGCAG GATGACTGCCTGCAATGTACACAACCAGGAGCTGCAGAGGAAGGTGTCTCAGCTGCAGAAATGCAACAT GACACTAATGGAACAGCTACGCAGACTACAGGCTATGGTCATGAATACATCTAAAAAGCCAGCTCAGACTGGGACATGTGTACTG GTGCTTCTGCTGTCCTTCTCACTAATCCTGTTCCCCAACCTCAAGCCTTTCTCTGACACCAAGGTCAGCCAAGGAGACTTCAGTCCAGTCAGAA TCCAGTCACGGTCACTGCAGAACCTACAGGCTTCCCGTGTGCTGCATGTCATTGAATCCCCATTCTCCGCTGAGGATGAATCTGAGCCTCTGCACCAGCATCCCCCAGGAGACTGGCGATTGGAGGATATTACTGCCATGATGGGAAAGCTGGGAGTGAACCAAGACCAGGCCGGTTTGGAGCCCATGTCTCTAAACAGCAGTCAGGAAGAAAGGATGGGTCATTTCCAAGTAGACCCAATAACTGGTCACATAGCTACTGTGACCTTGGATCCCCACCGCTCTGCCAGGCTGCGACCACATGCTGATGACATGTGA
- the rxfp3.2b gene encoding relaxin family peptide receptor 3.2b, giving the protein MQLNETGVHCSLAPEPCEQQILQEDSTGNCSGGSTGNLSLHCWLQLLTRESIMEFQGDSSSLVVRVMIACVYSIVCALGLVGNSLALYLLHSRYRQKQSSINCFVMGLAITDLQFVLTLPFWAVDTALDFRWPFGRVMCKIISSVTTMNMYASVYFLTAMSVARYYSISSAMKMHSRRAAATTAKWTSLGIWAVSLLATLPHAIYSDSVQVSDQELCLVRFPDSGSWDPQLLLGLYQLQKVLLGFLIPLIIITVCYLLLVRFILSRRISGAGGPEVEQGRQKRRSKVTKSIVIVVLSFFLCWLPYQALTLWGVLIKFDLVPFTKAFYNVQAYAFPLTVCLAHTNSCLNPVLYCLIRQEFRAGLKELLLHATPSFRSLTHVLHRKAKVAEAPPVLVLVQMDV; this is encoded by the coding sequence ATGCAGCTGAATGAGACTGGAGTTCACTGCTCACTGGCTCCAGAGCCATGTGAGCAGCAGATACTACAGGAGGACAGCACCGGGAACTGTAGCGGAGGCTCCACCGGCAACCTGTCGCTGCACTGCTGGCTGCAGCTCCTCACCAGGGAATCGATCATGGAATTTCAAGGAGACAGCTCCAGCTTAGTGGTGCGTGTGATGATAGCTTGTGTCTACTCCATAGTGTGTGCGCTTGGGCTGGTGGGAAACTCTCTGGCTCTGTATCTGCTGCACTCACGATACAGGCAGAAGCAATCATCCATCAACTGCTTTGTGATGGGACTGGCTATCACAGACCTGCAGTTTGTTCTGACGTTGCCCTTCTGGGCGGTGGACACGGCCCTGGACTTCCGCTGGCCGTTTGGCCGTGTGATGTGCAAAATCATCAGCTCGGTCACCACCATGAACATGTACGCCAGTGTGTACTTCCTCACAGCGATGAGCGTGGCGCGTTACTACTCTATCTCCTCCGCGATGAAGATGCACAGCCGGCGAGCGGCAGCCACTACGGCCAAGTGGACGAGCTTGGGCATCTGGGCTGTGTCTCTGCTGGCCACTTTGCCCCATGCGATCTACTCCGACAGCGTCCAGGTTTCAGATCAAGAGCTTTGCCTGGTGCGCTTCCCAGACTCAGGCAGCTGGGATCCACAGCTTCTTTTGGGTCTCTACCAGCTGCAAAAGGTCCTGCTGGGCTTCCTCATTCCTCTGATCATAATCACCGTCTGCTACCTGCTGCTAGTGCGCTTCATCCTCAGCCGACGCATCTCAGGCGCAGGGGGCCCTGAGGTCGAGCAGGGCCGACAAAAGCGTCGCTCCAAAGTGACCAAATCCATCGTCATCGTGGTTCTGTCCTTCTTTCTGTGCTGGCTTCCCTATCAGGCGCTGACACTGTGGGGAGTGCTCATAAAGTTTGACCTTGTGCCCTTCACCAAGGCCTTCTACAATGTGCAGGCCTACGCCTTCCCCCTGACGGTGTGCTTAGCACACACCAACAGTTGCCTCAACCCCGTGCTCTACTGCTTGATTCGCCAAGAGTTTCGGGCAGGTCTCAAGGAGCTTCTCCTCCACGCCACGCCGTCCTTCAGGAGCCTGACCCATGTGCTGCACCGCAAGGCCAAAGTGGCCGAGGCGCCGCCTGTTCTGGTGCTGGTCCAAATGGATGTCTGA